In Proteus vulgaris, one DNA window encodes the following:
- a CDS encoding siderophore ABC transporter substrate-binding protein codes for MKKILPLVIASILSVTSFSALSKTPIEYQPNQVISQQNDKMVIKHLLGETTVAKNPSKVVLFDFGLYDSLVQLGLADKVIGLPLGNAPAYIKGSIASNVANVGGMKAPDLEKLAEIKPDLIIITGRQGASYEALAKIAPTVNLGTNSANYLNSVESNIKLLGELFDKQQATQEQITKLNNVIEQAQKKAAESDKKILVLMHNAGNLMPNNQSVVYDVVKAKRAELPPVAEEDKGKRRVVTSEMIAKANPNVILIVDRSEAIGAGKLEKTTFEDDAIKTTSAYKNGGIVYLQADLWYLSGGGLDSLTKQIEAVESAL; via the coding sequence ATGAAGAAGATCCTTCCTTTGGTTATCGCATCTATCCTTTCTGTAACGAGTTTCTCTGCGTTAAGCAAAACGCCAATTGAATATCAACCTAACCAAGTTATTAGTCAACAGAATGACAAGATGGTGATTAAACACTTGTTAGGTGAAACAACGGTCGCTAAGAACCCATCAAAAGTGGTCCTATTTGATTTTGGCCTCTATGATTCTTTAGTTCAGTTAGGCTTAGCCGATAAAGTGATTGGGTTACCGTTAGGTAATGCTCCTGCTTACATTAAAGGTAGTATTGCAAGTAATGTTGCTAATGTAGGTGGCATGAAAGCGCCTGACTTAGAAAAACTAGCTGAAATTAAACCTGATTTAATCATTATTACTGGTCGCCAAGGTGCATCTTATGAAGCTTTAGCAAAAATTGCACCTACTGTTAATTTAGGTACTAATAGCGCTAATTATCTTAATTCAGTTGAGTCGAATATAAAATTATTAGGTGAGTTATTTGATAAACAGCAAGCGACTCAAGAACAAATTACTAAATTAAATAACGTTATTGAGCAAGCTCAGAAAAAAGCTGCTGAATCTGATAAAAAAATATTAGTGTTGATGCATAATGCTGGTAATTTAATGCCTAATAATCAAAGTGTTGTTTATGATGTTGTTAAGGCAAAAAGAGCCGAGTTACCACCTGTAGCTGAAGAAGATAAAGGTAAACGTCGTGTAGTTACATCAGAAATGATCGCAAAAGCTAATCCAAATGTTATTTTAATTGTGGATCGTAGCGAAGCCATTGGTGCGGGTAAATTAGAAAAAACCACATTTGAAGATGATGCTATAAAAACAACTTCAGCCTATAAAAATGGTGGTATTGTTTATCTGCAAGCTGATCTTTGGTATCTCTCTGGTGGTGGTTTAGATAGCTTAACTAAACAGATTGAAGCAGTAGAGAGTGCACTTTAA
- a CDS encoding XTP/dITP diphosphatase, translating to MQKVVLATGNQGKVKELASLLSDFGLDIVAQTELGVDSVEETGLTFVENALIKARYAAKVTGLPAIADDSGISVDALGGAPGIYSARYAGVDASDQQNLDKLLDAMKDVPTEKRQAQFNCVLVYMRHENDPTPLIFHGIWHGVLSTEMHGEGGFGYDPIFFVPELNCTAAQLTKEQKNQHSHRGKALKLMLDALKNA from the coding sequence ATGCAAAAAGTGGTACTCGCAACAGGAAATCAGGGAAAAGTCAAAGAGCTAGCCTCTTTGCTTTCTGATTTTGGTTTAGATATTGTTGCTCAAACAGAGCTTGGTGTTGATTCAGTTGAAGAAACTGGCTTAACTTTTGTCGAAAATGCGCTAATTAAAGCGCGTTATGCAGCAAAAGTGACAGGTTTACCTGCAATTGCCGATGACTCAGGAATTTCGGTTGATGCTTTAGGTGGTGCACCAGGAATTTACTCCGCACGCTATGCAGGTGTTGATGCAAGCGATCAGCAAAATCTGGATAAATTGCTTGATGCAATGAAAGATGTACCTACTGAAAAACGCCAAGCGCAATTTAATTGTGTATTGGTTTATATGCGCCATGAAAATGATCCAACGCCTCTAATTTTCCACGGTATTTGGCATGGTGTATTAAGCACAGAAATGCATGGTGAAGGTGGATTTGGTTATGATCCTATTTTCTTTGTTCCAGAGTTAAATTGCACTGCAGCGCAATTAACTAAAGAGCAAAAAAATCAGCACTCACATCGTGGTAAAGCACTTAAATTAATGTTGGATGCCCTTAAGAATGCTTAA
- a CDS encoding DUF2884 family protein produces MNLRNIAVALFFVAGSANASPSFDCAVMPKDDLRITSEFVEVAGSHGLMVIYPDGTLLQNEKSATLTPQQQELAKKYQATVRRDVPWLRTETGVKLQDSRKVLDKVVIEAFGKESNILNRLSRLEKDLNQQMDRVVSIEPNNITFHAQAIKEVEAKGREIVESSLGGMLQDSINELGKKQLLAAAGGDSKKALGGLLGSLDGFQKIIDQEWKQQEAAFTQFGQQACSKITQMENQHIELINSLNINK; encoded by the coding sequence ATGAATTTAAGAAATATTGCTGTAGCACTGTTTTTTGTTGCAGGCTCTGCCAATGCATCCCCCAGTTTTGATTGTGCTGTAATGCCAAAAGATGATTTGCGTATAACCTCTGAATTTGTTGAAGTTGCTGGTTCACATGGTTTAATGGTCATTTATCCTGATGGCACATTGCTTCAAAATGAAAAAAGCGCCACATTGACGCCACAACAACAAGAGTTAGCAAAAAAGTATCAAGCCACAGTGAGACGAGACGTACCTTGGTTAAGAACTGAAACAGGGGTAAAACTGCAAGATTCTCGCAAAGTGCTCGATAAAGTGGTGATTGAAGCTTTTGGTAAAGAAAGCAACATCCTCAATAGATTAAGTCGGTTAGAGAAAGATCTTAATCAACAAATGGATAGAGTGGTTAGCATAGAACCTAATAACATCACCTTTCATGCTCAAGCTATTAAAGAAGTTGAAGCCAAAGGCCGTGAAATCGTAGAGAGTAGTCTTGGTGGTATGTTGCAAGACAGCATTAATGAATTGGGGAAAAAACAGTTATTAGCGGCTGCTGGTGGCGACAGTAAAAAAGCCTTAGGTGGATTATTAGGAAGCTTAGATGGTTTCCAAAAAATCATAGATCAGGAGTGGAAGCAGCAAGAAGCTGCATTTACTCAATTTGGTCAGCAAGCTTGTAGCAAAATAACTCAGATGGAAAACCAACATATTGAACTTATTAATTCATTAAATATTAATAAATAA
- the mutY gene encoding A/G-specific adenine glycosylase has protein sequence MMEALQFSQVVLNWYHKYGRKTLPWQQEKTPYHVWLSEVMLQQTQVATVIPYFERFISRFPDVVALAKAPLDEVLHLWTGLGYYARARNLHKAAQHIVDKHQGHFPDTFEDVCALPGVGRSTAGAILSLSLKKSYPILDGNVKRVLARCYAVEGWPGKKEVENKLWEISENVTPTVGVEYFNQAMMDLGAMICTRSKPKCELCPLNTGCIAYAQNNWADYPGKKPKKVIPEKTTYFLILQYDNLVWLDKRPPAGIWGGLFAFPQFETKTLLELWLTEHGLENNESEQLISFRHTFSHFHLDIVPICVKLSTFTSMMEEQKGLWYNLQTPATVGLAAPVENLLRQLA, from the coding sequence ATGATGGAAGCACTGCAATTTTCGCAAGTCGTACTCAATTGGTATCATAAATATGGGCGTAAAACGCTCCCTTGGCAGCAAGAAAAAACGCCTTATCACGTTTGGTTATCTGAGGTGATGTTACAACAAACCCAAGTTGCAACGGTTATTCCTTATTTTGAGCGTTTTATTTCACGTTTTCCTGATGTCGTTGCGTTAGCTAAAGCACCATTAGATGAAGTGCTTCATTTATGGACGGGCCTTGGTTATTACGCAAGAGCCAGAAACTTGCATAAAGCAGCACAACACATTGTAGATAAACATCAAGGGCACTTTCCTGATACCTTTGAGGACGTTTGTGCTTTACCGGGTGTTGGCCGTTCAACCGCTGGTGCTATTTTATCGTTATCATTGAAAAAATCTTACCCAATCCTTGATGGTAATGTGAAGCGTGTTTTAGCTCGTTGTTATGCCGTTGAAGGCTGGCCAGGTAAAAAAGAAGTTGAAAATAAGTTGTGGGAAATCAGTGAAAACGTCACCCCAACTGTTGGTGTTGAGTATTTTAATCAGGCAATGATGGATTTAGGTGCAATGATTTGTACTAGAAGCAAACCTAAATGTGAACTATGCCCATTAAATACAGGTTGTATCGCTTATGCCCAAAATAATTGGGCGGATTATCCTGGAAAAAAACCGAAAAAAGTTATCCCAGAAAAAACAACTTATTTTCTTATTTTACAATATGATAATCTTGTTTGGTTGGATAAAAGACCACCAGCAGGAATATGGGGTGGGTTATTTGCCTTTCCTCAGTTTGAAACAAAAACGCTTTTAGAACTGTGGCTAACTGAGCATGGACTAGAAAATAATGAATCAGAACAACTGATTTCATTTCGACATACTTTTAGCCACTTTCATTTAGATATTGTGCCAATTTGCGTAAAACTCTCGACGTTTACCTCTATGATGGAGGAGCAAAAAGGACTTTGGTATAACTTACAGACACCTGCAACCGTTGGGTTAGCGGCGCCTGTAGAGAATTTACTTAGACAATTAGCCTAA
- the trmB gene encoding tRNA (guanosine(46)-N7)-methyltransferase TrmB, with protein MIKNVISPEFNEEGRALRRVRSFVRRQGRLTPRQEQALEMQWPVFGIEYQPEPIDFSQVFGREAPVILEIGFGMGASLVTMAKNTPENNYFGIEVHAPGVGACLASAEEEQVTNLRVMCHDAIEVLNHMIPDNSLKMVQLFFPDPWHKARHNKRRIVQVPFAELILKKLTLDGVFHMATDWEPYAEHMLEVMTSVEGYQNLSETQDYVPRPETRPVTKFEKRGHRLGHGVWDLMFKRVK; from the coding sequence ATGATCAAGAATGTAATTTCTCCGGAATTCAATGAAGAAGGGCGTGCTTTACGGCGCGTTCGTAGTTTTGTTCGTAGACAAGGCCGTTTAACTCCTCGTCAAGAGCAAGCATTAGAAATGCAGTGGCCTGTTTTTGGCATTGAATATCAACCGGAACCCATCGACTTCAGTCAGGTTTTTGGACGCGAAGCACCTGTTATTTTGGAAATTGGCTTCGGAATGGGCGCATCGCTCGTGACTATGGCAAAAAATACGCCAGAAAATAATTATTTCGGTATTGAAGTGCATGCGCCAGGTGTGGGGGCTTGTCTTGCAAGTGCTGAAGAAGAACAAGTAACTAATTTGCGAGTCATGTGTCATGATGCGATTGAAGTACTTAATCACATGATCCCAGATAATAGTTTAAAAATGGTTCAGTTATTCTTTCCTGATCCATGGCACAAAGCGCGTCATAATAAGCGCCGTATTGTTCAAGTGCCTTTTGCAGAATTAATTTTAAAAAAATTAACGTTAGACGGTGTTTTTCATATGGCGACAGATTGGGAACCATATGCAGAACATATGCTTGAAGTGATGACAAGTGTTGAAGGTTATCAGAATTTGTCAGAAACTCAGGATTATGTACCACGACCAGAAACACGCCCAGTGACTAAGTTTGAGAAACGAGGTCATCGTTTAGGGCATGGTGTATGGGATCTTATGTTCAAGAGGGTAAAATAA
- the glsB gene encoding glutaminase B, producing MTTTLSNALLSDILQQIRPLIGQGKVADYIPALAQVLPEQLAMAVYTVDGELYQSGMADKRFSIQSISKVLSLTLALTRYEEDEIWQRVGKEPSGLPFNSLIQLEMEKGIPRNPFINAGAIVITDMLQSRLSAPKQRMLEVIRFLTDAPDICYNSVVAKSEMEHLSRNASIAYLMKSFDNFENDVITVLETYFHYCSIEMSCTELVRCFSYLANQGVSVGNKNQIITPRQTRQINALMLTCGMYDGAGEFAFRIGIPGKSGVGGGIVAVVPDAFTVAVWSPELDKSGNSLAGCAALELLANKVGRSIF from the coding sequence GTGACTACAACGTTATCTAACGCATTACTGTCAGATATTTTGCAACAAATTCGCCCATTAATCGGGCAAGGAAAAGTCGCGGATTATATCCCCGCGTTAGCTCAAGTATTGCCGGAACAGCTTGCTATGGCTGTTTATACGGTGGATGGCGAACTCTATCAATCGGGCATGGCAGACAAGCGTTTTTCTATTCAATCCATTTCTAAAGTGCTTAGTTTGACACTCGCTTTAACTCGTTATGAAGAAGATGAAATTTGGCAACGTGTTGGAAAAGAGCCTTCAGGTCTGCCTTTTAATTCCTTAATACAGTTAGAGATGGAAAAAGGGATACCTCGGAATCCTTTTATTAATGCGGGTGCTATTGTTATCACTGATATGTTGCAGTCTCGATTAAGTGCACCAAAGCAAAGAATGTTAGAAGTTATTCGCTTTTTAACTGATGCTCCTGATATTTGTTATAACTCAGTAGTGGCTAAATCAGAGATGGAGCATCTTAGTCGAAATGCATCAATTGCTTATCTGATGAAATCTTTTGATAATTTTGAAAATGATGTTATCACGGTACTGGAAACTTATTTTCACTATTGTTCAATAGAAATGAGTTGTACTGAATTAGTTCGATGTTTTAGCTATTTAGCTAATCAGGGGGTAAGTGTTGGGAATAAAAATCAGATTATTACGCCAAGACAGACCCGACAAATAAATGCGTTAATGTTAACTTGTGGTATGTATGATGGTGCCGGTGAATTTGCATTTCGTATTGGGATACCGGGAAAATCAGGTGTTGGAGGTGGCATTGTTGCTGTCGTTCCAGATGCTTTTACCGTTGCAGTTTGGTCACCAGAGCTGGATAAATCAGGTAACTCATTAGCAGGTTGTGCAGCACTTGAATTATTAGCAAACAAAGTAGGGCGCTCGATTTTTTAG
- a CDS encoding YggL family protein codes for MAKQRSRRLRKKMRIDEFQELGFSVKWTFPENTPIEEVDRFVDELILKVIEPNGLAFDASGYLSWEGLICLQQIGKCTEEHRQLVENFLKENKMQDVQTSELFDVWWD; via the coding sequence ATGGCTAAACAACGTAGTCGCCGTTTACGCAAAAAAATGCGTATCGATGAATTTCAGGAATTAGGTTTTTCAGTTAAATGGACTTTCCCAGAAAATACCCCAATTGAGGAAGTGGATCGCTTTGTTGATGAACTGATCCTCAAAGTCATTGAGCCAAACGGGCTGGCATTTGATGCAAGTGGTTACCTGAGCTGGGAAGGCTTAATCTGCTTACAACAAATTGGTAAATGTACAGAAGAGCATCGCCAATTAGTCGAAAACTTCCTAAAAGAGAATAAAATGCAAGATGTACAGACCTCTGAATTATTTGACGTTTGGTGGGACTGA
- a CDS encoding oxidative damage protection protein: MSRTIFCTFLNKEADGLDFQLYPGEIGKRIFNEISKEAWTQWMTKQTMLINEKKLNTMNPEDRKLLEQEMVRFLFEGHDVHIDGYTPPEK, from the coding sequence ATGAGCAGAACTATTTTTTGTACTTTCCTAAACAAAGAAGCTGATGGACTTGATTTTCAGTTGTACCCAGGAGAAATTGGAAAGCGCATTTTCAATGAGATCTCAAAAGAAGCATGGACTCAGTGGATGACAAAACAGACGATGTTGATCAATGAGAAAAAACTTAACACCATGAACCCAGAAGATCGCAAACTATTAGAACAAGAAATGGTACGATTTTTATTTGAAGGTCATGATGTTCATATTGACGGCTACACCCCACCTGAAAAATAA
- the hemW gene encoding radical SAM family heme chaperone HemW → MLKLPPLSLYIHIPWCVQKCPYCDFNSHTLKGEVPHQEYVQHLLNDLDADLIHVGSREVQTIFIGGGTPSLLSAESMADLLYGVKERLAVSPNAEITMEANPGTVEAERFAGFQRAGVNRISIGVQSFGNDKLIRLGRIHDADEAKNAARLAKELGLRSFNLDLMHGLPDQSLSQALSDLQQAIELSPPHLSWYQLTIEPNTQFGSRPPKLPDDDMLWDIFSEGDKLLTAAGYQQYETSAYCKPGFQCEHNLNYWRFGDYLGIGCGAHGKISFEDGRIMRTVKTKHPKGFMEGRYLDQQHFVDNDDRPFEFFMNRFRLLEAFPRQDFSNYTGLSEEVIRHQIDEALALGYINETDTHWQITPHGKLFLNSLLELFL, encoded by the coding sequence ATGCTTAAGTTGCCCCCATTAAGTTTATATATTCATATTCCTTGGTGCGTACAAAAATGCCCTTATTGTGATTTCAATTCACACACACTAAAAGGTGAAGTACCACATCAGGAATATGTGCAACATTTACTCAATGACTTAGATGCTGACCTTATTCACGTTGGTTCTCGTGAAGTTCAAACGATATTTATTGGTGGTGGAACACCTAGTTTATTAAGTGCTGAATCAATGGCTGATTTGCTTTATGGCGTTAAAGAACGCTTAGCTGTTAGCCCTAATGCAGAAATTACCATGGAAGCGAATCCGGGAACCGTAGAAGCTGAACGCTTTGCCGGATTCCAACGTGCTGGTGTAAATCGTATTTCTATTGGTGTGCAAAGTTTTGGCAATGATAAACTTATTCGCTTAGGGCGCATTCATGATGCAGATGAAGCTAAAAATGCAGCTCGTTTAGCCAAAGAATTAGGCTTACGTAGTTTTAATTTAGATTTAATGCATGGATTACCAGACCAATCATTATCTCAAGCGCTTTCAGATTTACAGCAAGCAATAGAATTATCCCCACCACATTTGTCTTGGTATCAATTAACCATTGAACCCAACACACAATTTGGTTCCCGCCCGCCTAAATTACCTGACGACGATATGTTGTGGGATATTTTCTCAGAAGGCGATAAATTATTGACAGCTGCAGGCTATCAACAATATGAAACATCAGCATATTGCAAGCCGGGTTTTCAATGTGAGCACAACTTAAACTATTGGCGTTTTGGAGATTATTTAGGTATTGGCTGTGGTGCTCATGGAAAAATAAGTTTTGAAGATGGTCGCATAATGCGAACAGTAAAAACCAAGCACCCTAAAGGTTTTATGGAAGGCCGTTATCTCGATCAACAACATTTTGTTGATAATGATGACCGTCCATTTGAATTTTTTATGAACCGTTTTCGCCTATTAGAAGCATTTCCAAGACAAGACTTCAGCAATTATACGGGGCTTTCTGAAGAGGTTATTCGCCATCAGATAGATGAAGCATTGGCTTTAGGTTATATCAATGAAACAGATACTCATTGGCAAATTACACCTCATGGCAAGCTGTTCCTCAACTCATTGCTTGAACTATTTCTTTAA